The genome window TAGCGAGGAAACCTGTAGCTACCACCACGGCAAGCACCACCAAACCTATGTCAATAACCTAAATAATTTGATAAAAGGTACGGAGTTTGAGGGTGCTAGCCTCTTTGATATCTTGGTAAAAAGCTCCGGCGGCGTGTTTAACAACGCGGCTCAGGTTTATAACCACGACTTTTACTGGGATTGCATTGCGAAAAAAAGCCAAATGAGCGACGAGCTAAAATCGCGCCTAGAAAAAGATATTCCAAATTTTAAAGAGGAGTTTTTAAAGGCTGCGACTACGCTTTTTGGCTCCGGCTGGGCATGGCTAGTTTACAATCCAAAAGAGGACAAACTACAAATCGTACAAACAAGCAACGCGCAAACTCCGGTAACTGACGGCCTTGTGCCGCTTCTAGTCGCGGACGTTTGGGAGCACGCATACTACGTCGATCACAGAAACGCGCGCCCTGCGTATTTGGAGAAATTGTTTGAAAATATCAACTGGGACTTCGTCTCGAGCGCTTACGAGTGGGCGTTAAAAGAGGGTCTTAATTCGGTTAAATTTTACATTACCGAGCTTCACGGCGGCGCTAAATCTTGCTGCGGTTGCGGCTGCCATTAATGCCGAAAAGTCGCCGATTTCGCGAGCTTTTTAAGAGCGGCGATAAATTTGCGGCGGCTTTTTTTCTAAACAAGCGTAAGTCCGCGAGTAAATTTAGCCTTGAGCAACGACTCCTTCTTGGCTAAGTTTACTTTATATAAACTATTTTGAAGTAATATTCGAGTCTCATTTCACAAAAAAGGACGAAAATGAAGAAGTTTTTAGTTTCATCTTTGGCGGCTTTTGCTGCAGTTGCTATGCTTAGCGGTTGCCACGCGCACAAAAGCGAGAGCGCAAACAAAGCTCAGATCACCAAATCAGAAGCTGAAGTTATTAAATTTACGGGCGTAAACGACCCGAAATACGTCGTTAGACTAAGCTCTACCGATAAATTTAACACAGCCCTGCTAGAAGACAGCAAAGGTCACAAAATCAACCTTAAAAACGCAGTCACTGCAAGCGGCGTAAGACTAGCGAACGACGATATCGGTACAGAGATAACGTTTAAACGCGGCGAAGGTATCCTGAACCTTGAAAAAGGCGGCGAGGATATCTTTTTAAGATACGACGAATAAAAACTTTCCCGCCGAATTTTACGGCGGGGCTCTCTACTGCTCAAATTTACCAAATTTAACTCCCGCAAAATCTCGTCAAATTTGAACTTTCGCTTGCTTTATAGTTTTATTTTAAATTTGCTAAATTTTAATATATCTTATCAAAAATATCTTTGTCTTAAAATTTATTAGCTCTCTATAAAATCCCCAAATATACGCGCTTTCAAAGCTATTTTAAACTTAAAAATGACATTTTTAAAATGCCTGGAGAGCAAATTTCGGTCACTAAATTTTAAGCCAAATTTGCTAAACCATTAGGTATACTTCTAAAATTTTTGTTAAAAAGTAGCTGGAGGGCGGGTGGATGAAATTTATATTAAAGCGTGATGGAACAAAGCAGGAATACCTACCCTATAAAATCCAAGACGCGATCAAAAAAGCCTTTGAAAGCGAGTCAAAAGAGTACGACGATAAGGTCTTTTTGGACGTGATGGGGCACGTGTTTGATAGCGAAGTTTTGAGCGTCGAGGACGTGCAAGACTACATCGAAAAGGCGCTTTTTAACGCGGGACACTTCGACGTGATGAAGAGCTTTATGCTCTACCGCCACACGCACAAGCTTCAGCGCGAGCAAATTTTAGGACTAAACGAAGACACCACCTACATCAACTCCACCCAAACCATCAGCGAGTACATCAACGGCACCGACTGGCGAATTCTCGCCAACTCAAACACCAGCTACTCAAACGCCGGCCTCATCAACAACACCGCGGGCAAGGTCATCGCCAACTACTGGCTAGATAAGGTGTATAGCAAAGAAGAGGGGCTCGCGCACCGAAACGGCGACTATCACATCCACGATCTTGACTGCCTCACGGGCTACTGCGCGGGCTGGAGTCTAAGGGCGCTTTTAAACGAGGGCTTTAACGGCGTACGCGGCAGGGTCGAGAGTAAGGCGCCTAAGCACTTTAGAGAGGCGCTTTATCAGATGGCAAATTTCTTAGGAATTTTACAAAGCGAGTGGGCGGGCGCGCAGGCGTTTAGTAGCTTTGACACATATCTGGCGCCTTACGTTTTCCGCGACAAGCTA of Campylobacter showae contains these proteins:
- the sodB gene encoding superoxide dismutase [Fe], which translates into the protein MFELRKLPFDPKANAVVSEETCSYHHGKHHQTYVNNLNNLIKGTEFEGASLFDILVKSSGGVFNNAAQVYNHDFYWDCIAKKSQMSDELKSRLEKDIPNFKEEFLKAATTLFGSGWAWLVYNPKEDKLQIVQTSNAQTPVTDGLVPLLVADVWEHAYYVDHRNARPAYLEKLFENINWDFVSSAYEWALKEGLNSVKFYITELHGGAKSCCGCGCH